A single genomic interval of Festucalex cinctus isolate MCC-2025b chromosome 16, RoL_Fcin_1.0, whole genome shotgun sequence harbors:
- the acss3 gene encoding acyl-CoA synthetase short-chain family member 3, mitochondrial isoform X1: protein MHAQIYQVCMRSRSLGSRLRGVWVYGKTATLLRGCADDAREAAAERYGRAFAAARDRPEQFWAEVGQDIRWFEPWSKTLHVEDPVFPNWFVGGKLNMCYNAVDRHVESGRGHQAAIIYDSPVTSTKRIITYQELQDQVSRLAGVLVRNGVGKGDLVVIYMPMVPQAMYAMLACARIGAPHSLIFGGFASKELSVRIDHAKPKMIMTASFGIEPGRQVAYVPLLEKALQLCSHRPSKVLVYCRDNMEKVSMTGDLSLDWDEEMATAQPHDCVPVPSNHPLYILYTSGTTGTPKGVVRDTGGCAVMLKWTMSNIYGLQPGEVWWAASDLGWVVGHSYICYAPLLHGNSSVLYEGKPVGTPDAGAFFRVLSEHGAAAMFTAPTAVRAIRQQDPCAKSGAAYPLPRLRAVFLAGERCDVETLEWAKKSFGAPVLDHWWQTETGSPITSTCIGLGNSLTPPAGQAGKPVPGYDVTVIDDHMRRVKPGTLGNIVVRLPLPPGAASSLWQNLDLFKQIYFTKFPGYYDTMDAGFVDEEGFLYIMSRSDDVINVAGHRLSAGALEESVLQHPAVADCAVVGLEDPLKGHVPLALCVLKNGVEQCQKEVANEMVKLVRDTVGPVAAFRNVLFVRGLPKTRSGKIPRSSLGNLVNGKPYKITPTIEDPEVFKEIEKALRSHAA, encoded by the exons ATGCACGCGCAAATCTATCAAGTGTGCATGAGGAGCAGAAGCCTTGGGAGTCGCCTGAGAGGCGTTTGGGTTTATGGGAAAACAGCGACTTTGCTACGCGGCTGCGCGGACGATGCACGCGAGGCAGCAGCGGAACGGTACGGCCGAGCCTTCGCGGCGGCCCGGGATCGGCCGGAGCAATTTTGGGCCGAAGTGGGTCAGGACATACGTTGGTTCGAACCGTGGAGCAAAACATTGCACGTGGAGGACCCGGTGTTCCCCAACTG GTTTGTGGGTGGCAAGCTAAACATGTGTTACAACGCTGTGGATCGCCACGTGGAAAGTGGCCGCGGCCATCAGGCAGCCATCATCTACGACAGCCCGGTGACTAGCACCAAGCGGATCATCACCTACCAGGAACTCCAGGACCAG GTTTCGCGGCTGGCCGGCGTCCTGGTGAGGAACGGGGTCGGCAAGGGCGACCTGGTGGTCATTTATATGCCCATGGTGCCCCAGGCCATGTATGCCATGTTGGCGTGCGCCCGTATCGGTGCGCCGCACAGCCTCATTTTTGGCGGCTTCGCCTCCAAAGAGCTGTCGGTGCGCATTGACCATGCCAAG ccCAAAATGATCATGACCGCCTCGTTCGGGATCGAGCCGGGCCGCCAGGTGGCCTACGTGCCCCTGCTGGAAAAGGCCTTGCAACTCTGCTCTCACAGGCCCTCAAAAGTACTTGTCTACTGCAGAGACAACATG GAGAAAGTGTCCATGACCGGGGACTTGTCTCTGGACTGGGACGAGGAGATGGCGACTGCCCAACCTCACGACTGCGTCCCCGTTCCCTCCAACCACCCGCTCTACATCCTCTACACGTCCGGCACCACCGGAACGCCGAAG gGTGTGGTGAGGGACACCGGCGGGTGCGCCGTGATGCTGAAGTGGACCATGTCCAACATTTACGGACTTCAGCCGGGAGAA GTTTGGTGGGCGGCGTCTGACCTGGGCTGGGTGGTGGGCCACTCGTACATCTGCTACGCCCCCCTCCTGCACGGAAACAGCAGCGTCCTCTACGAGGGCAAGCCCGTGGGCACGCCGGACGCCGGCGCCTTCTTCCGCGTCCTCTCCGAGCACGGCGCCGCCGCCATGTTCACCGCGCCCACCGCTGTCCGGGCCATCCGCCAGCAGGACCCCTGCGCCAAAAGTGGGGCGGCGTACCCCCTCCCCAG GCTACGCGCCGTCTTCTTGGCGGGGGAGCGCTGCGACGTGGAAACGCTGGAGTGGGCCAAGAAGAGTTTCGGGGCTCCCGTGCTGGATCACTGGTGGCAGACGG aGACGGGCTCTCCCATCACCTCCACGTGCATTGGCCTGGGCAACTCACTGACGCCCCCCGCAGGCCAGGCCGGCAAACCCGTGCCAGGCTATGACG TGACGGTGATCGATGACCACATGCGACGGGTGAAGCCGGGAACTCTGGGAAACATTGTGGTGAG ATTACCTTTGCCGCCCGGCGCCGCATCATCTCTGTGGCAGAACTTGGACCTTTTCAAGCAGATCTACTTCACCAAATTCCCG GGCTACTACGACACCATGGACGCCGGCTTCGTTGACGAAGAGGGCTTCCTGTACATCATGTCGCgctctgatgatgtcatcaacgtGGCCGGACACAGGCTGTCAGCAGGAGCTTTGGAGGAG tcagTTTTGCAGCACCCGGCTGTTGCCGACTGTGCCGTGGTGGGTTTGGAGGACCCTCTGAAGGGCCACGTACCCCTCGCCTTGTGCGTGCTCAAAAACG GAGTGGAGCAGTGCCAAAAGGAGGTCGCGAACGAGATGGTGAAGCTGGTACGGGACACGGTGGGACCCGTGGCCGCGTTCCGGAATGTTCTCTTTGTCCGCGGGCTTCCCAAGACACGTTCCGGAAAGATCCCTCGCTCCTCGTTGGGAAATCTGGTCAACGGGAAACCGTACAAG ATCACGCCCACCATCGAGGACCCTGAAGTGTTCAAGGAAATTGAGAAAGCTCTGAGATCGCACGCCGCCTGA
- the acss3 gene encoding acyl-CoA synthetase short-chain family member 3, mitochondrial isoform X3, translated as MHAQIYQVCMRSRSLGSRLRGVWVYGKTATLLRGCADDAREAAAERYGRAFAAARDRPEQFWAEVGQDIRWFEPWSKTLHVEDPVFPNWFVGGKLNMCYNAVDRHVESGRGHQAAIIYDSPVTSTKRIITYQELQDQVSRLAGVLVRNGVGKGDLVVIYMPMVPQAMYAMLACARIGAPHSLIFGGFASKELSVRIDHAKPKMIMTASFGIEPGRQVAYVPLLEKALQLCSHRPSKVLVYCRDNMEKVSMTGDLSLDWDEEMATAQPHDCVPVPSNHPLYILYTSGTTGTPKGVVRDTGGCAVMLKWTMSNIYGLQPGEVWWAASDLGWVVGHSYICYAPLLHGNSSVLYEGKPVGTPDAGAFFRVLSEHGAAAMFTAPTAVRAIRQQDPCAKSGAAYPLPRLRAVFLAGERCDVETLEWAKKSFGAPVLDHWWQTETGSPITSTCIGLGNSLTPPAGQAGKPVPGYDVTVIDDHMRRVKPGTLGNIVVRATTTPWTPASLTKRASCTSCRALMMSSTWPDTGCQQELWRSQFCSTRLLPTVPWWVWRTL; from the exons ATGCACGCGCAAATCTATCAAGTGTGCATGAGGAGCAGAAGCCTTGGGAGTCGCCTGAGAGGCGTTTGGGTTTATGGGAAAACAGCGACTTTGCTACGCGGCTGCGCGGACGATGCACGCGAGGCAGCAGCGGAACGGTACGGCCGAGCCTTCGCGGCGGCCCGGGATCGGCCGGAGCAATTTTGGGCCGAAGTGGGTCAGGACATACGTTGGTTCGAACCGTGGAGCAAAACATTGCACGTGGAGGACCCGGTGTTCCCCAACTG GTTTGTGGGTGGCAAGCTAAACATGTGTTACAACGCTGTGGATCGCCACGTGGAAAGTGGCCGCGGCCATCAGGCAGCCATCATCTACGACAGCCCGGTGACTAGCACCAAGCGGATCATCACCTACCAGGAACTCCAGGACCAG GTTTCGCGGCTGGCCGGCGTCCTGGTGAGGAACGGGGTCGGCAAGGGCGACCTGGTGGTCATTTATATGCCCATGGTGCCCCAGGCCATGTATGCCATGTTGGCGTGCGCCCGTATCGGTGCGCCGCACAGCCTCATTTTTGGCGGCTTCGCCTCCAAAGAGCTGTCGGTGCGCATTGACCATGCCAAG ccCAAAATGATCATGACCGCCTCGTTCGGGATCGAGCCGGGCCGCCAGGTGGCCTACGTGCCCCTGCTGGAAAAGGCCTTGCAACTCTGCTCTCACAGGCCCTCAAAAGTACTTGTCTACTGCAGAGACAACATG GAGAAAGTGTCCATGACCGGGGACTTGTCTCTGGACTGGGACGAGGAGATGGCGACTGCCCAACCTCACGACTGCGTCCCCGTTCCCTCCAACCACCCGCTCTACATCCTCTACACGTCCGGCACCACCGGAACGCCGAAG gGTGTGGTGAGGGACACCGGCGGGTGCGCCGTGATGCTGAAGTGGACCATGTCCAACATTTACGGACTTCAGCCGGGAGAA GTTTGGTGGGCGGCGTCTGACCTGGGCTGGGTGGTGGGCCACTCGTACATCTGCTACGCCCCCCTCCTGCACGGAAACAGCAGCGTCCTCTACGAGGGCAAGCCCGTGGGCACGCCGGACGCCGGCGCCTTCTTCCGCGTCCTCTCCGAGCACGGCGCCGCCGCCATGTTCACCGCGCCCACCGCTGTCCGGGCCATCCGCCAGCAGGACCCCTGCGCCAAAAGTGGGGCGGCGTACCCCCTCCCCAG GCTACGCGCCGTCTTCTTGGCGGGGGAGCGCTGCGACGTGGAAACGCTGGAGTGGGCCAAGAAGAGTTTCGGGGCTCCCGTGCTGGATCACTGGTGGCAGACGG aGACGGGCTCTCCCATCACCTCCACGTGCATTGGCCTGGGCAACTCACTGACGCCCCCCGCAGGCCAGGCCGGCAAACCCGTGCCAGGCTATGACG TGACGGTGATCGATGACCACATGCGACGGGTGAAGCCGGGAACTCTGGGAAACATTGTGGTGAG GGCTACTACGACACCATGGACGCCGGCTTCGTTGACGAAGAGGGCTTCCTGTACATCATGTCGCgctctgatgatgtcatcaacgtGGCCGGACACAGGCTGTCAGCAGGAGCTTTGGAGGAG tcagTTTTGCAGCACCCGGCTGTTGCCGACTGTGCCGTGGTGGGTTTGGAGGACCCTCTGA
- the acss3 gene encoding acyl-CoA synthetase short-chain family member 3, mitochondrial isoform X2, with protein MCYNAVDRHVESGRGHQAAIIYDSPVTSTKRIITYQELQDQVSRLAGVLVRNGVGKGDLVVIYMPMVPQAMYAMLACARIGAPHSLIFGGFASKELSVRIDHAKPKMIMTASFGIEPGRQVAYVPLLEKALQLCSHRPSKVLVYCRDNMEKVSMTGDLSLDWDEEMATAQPHDCVPVPSNHPLYILYTSGTTGTPKGVVRDTGGCAVMLKWTMSNIYGLQPGEVWWAASDLGWVVGHSYICYAPLLHGNSSVLYEGKPVGTPDAGAFFRVLSEHGAAAMFTAPTAVRAIRQQDPCAKSGAAYPLPRLRAVFLAGERCDVETLEWAKKSFGAPVLDHWWQTETGSPITSTCIGLGNSLTPPAGQAGKPVPGYDVTVIDDHMRRVKPGTLGNIVVRLPLPPGAASSLWQNLDLFKQIYFTKFPGYYDTMDAGFVDEEGFLYIMSRSDDVINVAGHRLSAGALEESVLQHPAVADCAVVGLEDPLKGHVPLALCVLKNGVEQCQKEVANEMVKLVRDTVGPVAAFRNVLFVRGLPKTRSGKIPRSSLGNLVNGKPYKITPTIEDPEVFKEIEKALRSHAA; from the exons ATGTGTTACAACGCTGTGGATCGCCACGTGGAAAGTGGCCGCGGCCATCAGGCAGCCATCATCTACGACAGCCCGGTGACTAGCACCAAGCGGATCATCACCTACCAGGAACTCCAGGACCAG GTTTCGCGGCTGGCCGGCGTCCTGGTGAGGAACGGGGTCGGCAAGGGCGACCTGGTGGTCATTTATATGCCCATGGTGCCCCAGGCCATGTATGCCATGTTGGCGTGCGCCCGTATCGGTGCGCCGCACAGCCTCATTTTTGGCGGCTTCGCCTCCAAAGAGCTGTCGGTGCGCATTGACCATGCCAAG ccCAAAATGATCATGACCGCCTCGTTCGGGATCGAGCCGGGCCGCCAGGTGGCCTACGTGCCCCTGCTGGAAAAGGCCTTGCAACTCTGCTCTCACAGGCCCTCAAAAGTACTTGTCTACTGCAGAGACAACATG GAGAAAGTGTCCATGACCGGGGACTTGTCTCTGGACTGGGACGAGGAGATGGCGACTGCCCAACCTCACGACTGCGTCCCCGTTCCCTCCAACCACCCGCTCTACATCCTCTACACGTCCGGCACCACCGGAACGCCGAAG gGTGTGGTGAGGGACACCGGCGGGTGCGCCGTGATGCTGAAGTGGACCATGTCCAACATTTACGGACTTCAGCCGGGAGAA GTTTGGTGGGCGGCGTCTGACCTGGGCTGGGTGGTGGGCCACTCGTACATCTGCTACGCCCCCCTCCTGCACGGAAACAGCAGCGTCCTCTACGAGGGCAAGCCCGTGGGCACGCCGGACGCCGGCGCCTTCTTCCGCGTCCTCTCCGAGCACGGCGCCGCCGCCATGTTCACCGCGCCCACCGCTGTCCGGGCCATCCGCCAGCAGGACCCCTGCGCCAAAAGTGGGGCGGCGTACCCCCTCCCCAG GCTACGCGCCGTCTTCTTGGCGGGGGAGCGCTGCGACGTGGAAACGCTGGAGTGGGCCAAGAAGAGTTTCGGGGCTCCCGTGCTGGATCACTGGTGGCAGACGG aGACGGGCTCTCCCATCACCTCCACGTGCATTGGCCTGGGCAACTCACTGACGCCCCCCGCAGGCCAGGCCGGCAAACCCGTGCCAGGCTATGACG TGACGGTGATCGATGACCACATGCGACGGGTGAAGCCGGGAACTCTGGGAAACATTGTGGTGAG ATTACCTTTGCCGCCCGGCGCCGCATCATCTCTGTGGCAGAACTTGGACCTTTTCAAGCAGATCTACTTCACCAAATTCCCG GGCTACTACGACACCATGGACGCCGGCTTCGTTGACGAAGAGGGCTTCCTGTACATCATGTCGCgctctgatgatgtcatcaacgtGGCCGGACACAGGCTGTCAGCAGGAGCTTTGGAGGAG tcagTTTTGCAGCACCCGGCTGTTGCCGACTGTGCCGTGGTGGGTTTGGAGGACCCTCTGAAGGGCCACGTACCCCTCGCCTTGTGCGTGCTCAAAAACG GAGTGGAGCAGTGCCAAAAGGAGGTCGCGAACGAGATGGTGAAGCTGGTACGGGACACGGTGGGACCCGTGGCCGCGTTCCGGAATGTTCTCTTTGTCCGCGGGCTTCCCAAGACACGTTCCGGAAAGATCCCTCGCTCCTCGTTGGGAAATCTGGTCAACGGGAAACCGTACAAG ATCACGCCCACCATCGAGGACCCTGAAGTGTTCAAGGAAATTGAGAAAGCTCTGAGATCGCACGCCGCCTGA